From a region of the Marmota flaviventris isolate mMarFla1 chromosome 13, mMarFla1.hap1, whole genome shotgun sequence genome:
- the Set gene encoding protein SET, whose protein sequence is MSAPAAKVSKKELNSNHDGADETSEKEQQEAIEHIDEVQNEIDRLNEQASEEILKVEQKYNKLRQPFFQKRSELIAKIPNFWVTTFVNHPQVSALLGEEDEEALHYLTRVEVTEFEDIKSGYRIDFYFDENPYFENKVLSKEFHLNESGDPSSKSTEIKWKSGKDLTKRSSQTQNKASRKRQHEEPESFFTWFTDHSDAGADELGEVIKDDIWPNPLQYYLVPDMDDEEGEGEEDDDDDEEEEGLEDIDEEGDEDEGEEDEDDDEGEEGEEDEGEDD, encoded by the exons aaaaagaacaacaagaaGCAATTGAACATATCGATGAAGTACAAAATGAAATAGACAG ACTTAATGAACAAGCCAGTGAGGAGATATTGAAAGTAGAACAGAAATATAACAAACTCCGCCAACCATTTTTTCAGAAGAGGTCAGAATTGATCGCCAAAATCCCAAATTTTTGGGTAACAACATTTGTCAACCACCCACAAG TGTCAGCACTGCTTggggaggaagatgaagaggcGCTGCATTATTTGACCAGAGTTGAAGTGACAGAATTTGAAGATATCAAATCAGGTTACAGAATAGATTTT TATTTTGATGAAAATCCTTACTTCGAAAATAAAGTTCTCTCCAAAGAATTTCATCTGAATGAGAGTGGTGATCCATCTTCAAAGTCCACTGAAATCAAATGGAAATCTGGAAAG gATTTGACGAAACGTTCAAGTCAAACGCAGAATAAAGCCAGCAGGAAGAGGCAGCATGAAGAACCAGAGAGCTTCTTTACCTGGTTTACTGACCATTCTGATGCAGGTGCAGATGAGTTAGGAGAGGTCATCAAAGATGATATTTGGCCAAATCCATTGCAGTACTATTTG gttCCTGATATGGATGatgaagaaggggaaggagaagaagatgatgatgatgatgaagaagaagaaggattggAAGATATTGATGAAGAAGGGGATGAGGATGAAGGtgaagaagatgaagatgatgatgaaggggaggaaggagag GAGGATGAAGGAGAAGACGACTAA